In Brevibacillus brevis NBRC 100599, a single genomic region encodes these proteins:
- a CDS encoding adenine phosphoribosyltransferase, producing MDFKQYIRVIPDFPQPGIRFKDITTLLKDGPAYKAAIQDLAVFAREVQADVIAGPEARGFVVGAPLSYEMGIGFVPIRKSGKLPYESIKANYDLEYGKDALAVHVDAIQPGQRVLIADDLLATGGTIETTINLIEQLGGKVVGAAFFIELSYLDGRSKIGEIPIKSLVQY from the coding sequence ATGGATTTTAAACAATACATTCGTGTTATCCCAGATTTTCCACAGCCAGGTATTCGTTTCAAGGACATCACTACTCTCTTGAAGGATGGCCCTGCTTACAAAGCTGCGATCCAAGACTTGGCTGTCTTCGCTCGTGAAGTACAAGCAGACGTAATTGCGGGTCCAGAAGCTCGTGGATTCGTAGTAGGTGCGCCATTGTCGTACGAAATGGGAATTGGCTTTGTACCGATCCGCAAGTCTGGCAAGCTGCCATATGAATCCATCAAGGCGAATTACGACCTGGAGTATGGAAAAGATGCGCTGGCTGTACACGTGGATGCTATCCAACCAGGTCAGCGTGTTCTGATTGCAGACGATTTGCTGGCGACAGGTGGAACCATTGAGACAACAATCAATTTGATTGAGCAACTCGGTGGCAAAGTAGTAGGAGCTGCCTTCTTCATCGAACTGTCCTACTTGGATGGACGTAGCAAAATAGGTGAAATTCCTATCAAATCGCTCGTTCAATATTAA